The following proteins are encoded in a genomic region of Raphanus sativus cultivar WK10039 unplaced genomic scaffold, ASM80110v3 Scaffold0088, whole genome shotgun sequence:
- the LOC108863463 gene encoding probable protein phosphatase 2C 42, producing the protein MSGSFMNLLSLCFKPFGRRTSSDNNNNSESSGSEGKDGLLWFRDLRRYSGGGGEFSMAVIQANQVLEDQCQIESGSFGTFVGVYDGHGGPEAARYVCDHLFNHFLEISAETQGVVTRETIQKAFRATEEGFASVVSEVWSTIPNLATVGTCCLVGVIYQSTLFVASLGDSRVVLGKKGKFGGGGVSAAQLSSEHNANNENIRWELKDSHPDDPQIVVFKHGVWRVKGIIQVSRSIGDMYMKRQEFNREPINQKFRIAEPMKRPLMSPTPTILSHPLHPNDSFLIFASDGLWEHLSNERAVQIVHNHPRAGSAKRLIKAALQEAARKREMRYSDLKKIDKKVRRHFHDDITVIVVFLNHDRGQTNLTQDSSLSVRSALEH; encoded by the exons ATGTCAGGTTCATTCATGAATCTGCTTTCCCTCTGCTTCAAGCCGTTCGGGCGCCGCACCTCCTCcgataacaacaacaactcaGAGTCCTCTGGAAGCGAAGGCAAAGACGGACTCCTCTGGTTCCGCGATCTCCGTAGATAcagcggcggaggaggagaatTCTCCATGGCTGTGATCCAAGCCAACCAGGTCCTCGAGGATCAGTGCCAGATCGAGTCTGGAAGCTTCGGGACTTTCGTCGGAGTTTACGACGGTCACGGTGGTCCCGAAGCTGCTCGTTACGTCTGCGATCATCTCTTCAACCACTTTCTAG AGATATCAGCGGAGACGCAAGGGGTTGTTACTAGAGAGACGATACAAAAAGCGTTTCGTGCGACTGAAGAAGGGTTCGCTTCTGTTGTCTCTGAGGTTTGGAGTACGATCCCTAATTTAGCAACTGTTGGGACCTGCTGTCTGGTTGGTGTGATTTATCAGAGTACTCTTTTCGTGGCGAGTTTGGGAGATTCGCGGGTTGTTTTAGGAAAGAAAGGGAAGTTCGGTGGTGGTGGAGTCTCTGCTGCTCAGCTGTCGAGTGAGCATAATGCTAACAACGAGAATATTCGTTGGGAGCTTAAAGATTCGCATCCTGATGATCCGCAGATCGTTGTGTTTAAGCATGGGGTTTGGAGAGTTAAGGGTATCATCCAG GTTTCGAGATCTATAGGAGATATGTACATGAAACGGCAGGAGTTTAATAGGGAACCTATCAATCAGAAGTTCAGAATTGCAGAGCCGATGAAGAGACCGTTGATGTCTCCAACCCCCACCATACTCTCTCATCCGCTTCACCCTAATGATTCGTTTCTCATTTTTGCGTCGGATGGTCTTTGGGAACATTTGAGCAACGAAAGAGCGGTTCAGATTGTTCATAACCATCCCCGCGCT GGAAGCGCGAAGAGATTGATAAAAGCGGCACTTCAGGAGGCAGCGAGGAAAAGAGAGATGAGATATTCGGATCTGAAGAAGATTGACAAGAAAGTGAGACGCCATTTTCATGATGACATCACGGTTATAGTAGTGTTCTTGAACCATGACCGAGGCCAAACCAACTTAACTCAAGACTCATCGCTCTCTGTCAGGAGTGCTCTTGAACACTGA